Proteins co-encoded in one uncultured Draconibacterium sp. genomic window:
- the ppk2 gene encoding polyphosphate kinase 2, translating into MENQEEKHTKKEKLSKKFYEKELNRLQIELVRLQEWIKFKGLKVVVIFEGRDAAGKGGTIKRIIQTLNPRICRVVALGTPTEREKTQWYFQRYAPHLPAAGEMVLFDRSWYNRAGVEKVMGFCSNEEYWEFLRACPNFERMLIRSGIILIKYWFSVSQDEQEKRFRSRLNEPTKRWKLSPMDIKSMEKFEEYSKAKDEMFAYTDTKISPWFMVDADDKKRARLNCIHHLLSSIPYKELEQPEIVLPERQERKGYIRPPLDEMTYVPEVY; encoded by the coding sequence ATGGAAAATCAAGAAGAAAAACACACGAAGAAGGAAAAGCTCTCGAAAAAATTTTACGAGAAGGAACTTAACAGGTTGCAGATTGAACTGGTGCGTCTGCAGGAATGGATAAAGTTTAAAGGACTAAAAGTTGTGGTGATTTTTGAAGGACGCGATGCAGCCGGAAAAGGAGGAACCATAAAGCGTATTATTCAAACTCTAAATCCGCGAATTTGCCGCGTAGTTGCACTGGGAACTCCAACCGAACGTGAAAAAACACAATGGTATTTTCAGCGTTATGCTCCACATCTTCCTGCTGCCGGCGAAATGGTTTTGTTTGATCGCAGCTGGTATAACCGGGCTGGTGTTGAAAAAGTAATGGGCTTTTGTTCCAACGAAGAATACTGGGAGTTTCTGCGCGCATGTCCTAATTTCGAACGCATGCTTATCCGCTCAGGCATTATTCTTATAAAATACTGGTTTTCGGTTAGTCAGGATGAACAGGAAAAAAGATTCCGATCGCGCCTGAATGAACCAACAAAACGATGGAAATTGAGTCCGATGGACATTAAATCAATGGAAAAGTTTGAAGAATATTCGAAAGCCAAAGATGAAATGTTTGCCTACACCGACACAAAAATAAGCCCGTGGTTTATGGTTGATGCCGACGACAAAAAACGTGCTCGGCTAAATTGCATTCATCACTTATTATCGTCAATCCCGTACAAAGAATTAGAACAACCAGAGATCGTACTTCCTGAACGACAAGAAAGAAAAGGTTACATACGCCCACCGCTGGATGAAATGACTTACGTACCGGAAGTTTATTAA